A window of the Juglans microcarpa x Juglans regia isolate MS1-56 chromosome 5D, Jm3101_v1.0, whole genome shotgun sequence genome harbors these coding sequences:
- the LOC121266344 gene encoding CASP-like protein 1C1, producing MTKTMMRIFVPLLRLLALGATVAATIVMATSHDSTEVLNVVIKAKYSYESAFKYFVIAEAIASGYSLIVLFVSSKSSSLWRLVVILDVVITMLLTSSVSAALAIAHVGKKGNSHVGWLPICGQVPKFCDHATGALIAGCIAVIIYLVVLLYTFTACSVLSPPFKP from the exons ATGACAAAGACAATGATGAGGATCTTCGTCCCTTTGCTAAGGCTCCTAGCATTGGGTGCAACAGTTGCCGCAACCATAGTCATGGCTACAAGCCATGACTCGACCGAAGTCTTAAACGTTGTTATCAAAGCAAAATACAGCTACGAGTCAGCGTTCAa GTATTTTGTGATAGCAGAAGCAATTGCAAGTGGGTACAGCCTTATTGTTCTATTTGTTTCTTCCAAGAGCTCTTCGCTTTGGCGCTTGGTTGTGATCCTAGATGTG GTTATAACGATGCTACTGACCTCGAGCGTCTCGGCGGCGTTGGCAATAGCTCATGTGGGCAAGAAAGGGAACAGCCATGTCGGTTGGCTGCCTATTTGTGGACAAGTTCCTAAGTTCTGCGACCATGCCACCGGAGCTCTAATCGCAGGTTGTATTGCTGTAATAATATATTTGGTGGTTCTACTCTACACCTTCACAGCATGTAGTGTTCTTAGTCCTCCCTTCAAGCCCTAG